From one Streptococcus oralis genomic stretch:
- a CDS encoding DUF4299 family protein — protein sequence MKSVIFTIKSNQSLRIGEVLQADLFECYSVSAKDAGLKPSADSLISDFHSVQFGVKEKSSLGFRLSFDGQAYQVSVPDLATASDWTGALMFLKTLLLILDVSVCEHNGVDYDKDSILDFHFTDIFLPALSELTKEVKVHPIVEIMGVKRPIYINELYLGQIIHVPDDQLLNSYDQRLRFTQQLNAYYSEQQVFKVEQDGEDIVIPVNYLNSEGRTILPSHPELEPQYLQQYRGSKVAVARLFIMTADGEKLAEVPYRQFLESLTEGIYMLDAKYVLVDPISPEILQKLSQN from the coding sequence ATGAAATCAGTTATTTTTACAATTAAAAGCAATCAATCTCTAAGAATTGGTGAGGTTCTTCAAGCAGATCTTTTTGAATGTTACAGCGTTTCCGCTAAGGATGCAGGATTAAAGCCATCTGCAGACTCTCTTATTTCGGATTTCCATTCTGTTCAGTTTGGAGTCAAAGAGAAGTCTAGTTTAGGGTTCCGTCTATCTTTTGATGGTCAAGCCTATCAGGTATCTGTTCCAGATTTGGCGACAGCTTCTGACTGGACTGGGGCCTTGATGTTCTTGAAAACATTGCTCCTTATCTTAGATGTAAGTGTGTGTGAACATAATGGCGTGGACTATGATAAAGATTCCATTCTTGATTTTCATTTCACGGATATTTTCTTACCAGCTCTTTCAGAATTGACTAAGGAAGTAAAAGTTCATCCTATCGTGGAAATTATGGGAGTGAAACGTCCTATTTACATCAATGAACTCTATCTAGGGCAGATTATCCATGTGCCGGATGATCAACTCTTAAATAGTTATGACCAGCGTTTGCGCTTTACCCAACAGCTAAATGCTTATTACTCTGAGCAACAAGTTTTTAAAGTAGAGCAGGATGGTGAAGATATCGTCATCCCTGTCAACTATCTAAATAGTGAAGGACGAACAATCTTACCATCTCATCCAGAGCTAGAACCTCAATATTTGCAACAGTATCGAGGAAGTAAGGTTGCAGTCGCACGACTATTTATCATGACAGCCGATGGAGAAAAACTAGCCGAGGTTCCTTATCGACAGTTCTTAGAGTCGTTGACCGAGGGTATCTATATGTTGGATGCCAAATACGTTCTTGTAGACCCAATTTCTCCTGAAATTTTGCAGAAGTTATCACAAAACTAA
- the esaA gene encoding type VII secretion protein EsaA: MRKNRIFKYIGSSLLALGLLALIIFLNLSVQKNTTISNENNAKANQQTKLNVAIVNEDKPVYLDTKEYNLGASYVKNIERDNSQNWSVVPRGAADSGLESGKYQLVLTIPSDFSEKILDINSINVDKTTINYKVNAQGNLQVENDANKLAKDIVADLNGQLVDMYMASILNNLYTAQKNVQASSQIQATNIGNYRTNLYGTAINTKNLFPTLYSMSSSSVDANTALKTGLEGYSQIFGRFDVSQIAYGEKFGTLLKNRVDEKKNHADVITGLISQSREDVQEQIKTYKELIKAQGSLTSNIDGTAASSDGTSSEVVPSYKTVAENISTEIASLQNNLTDERTKFENHKKDIHNFIDEKLATYYGTSEKSNITLDQFLNKAANKDLEKAEESLKEQLASAISELPKENFSGKEFNGFGMTPITIPSVDYTELKTIKEPSDEINSTDLKNLEDLAITSTSAVGRTGTKAKVSWKAESGVTVHSVTYDGTPVEFGQEIDLKTGGTFKVAYSVAEAAPTPTTGSTGTPSPAPKAELKSINISLNDVQAASAPVDVLRVQQAAVSYGQKVQKIASDYQKVQALTQAYNTVKELKNSNVSKALSDIWFEAISSNLKKYEDSLTTPASDTETDGTKGKVDKALSELTTLKPVLEQNVKDVLATNQELTTKIKGQLELYDQLEKKLDDLVEKQRGGNATFEETNNQLATLNSDYAALLSETTGVKESSQSNVKAAESVNETLGNFNRELSNAQTSTEKLSQDADSLMTQFNEELTNNGNFVESFVKVLNNAYQNGVPNEVLLNFLSNPVTQNATSVKATVNVYRPFTWILLLEIVSLFTAYLFATQNVIRKVKDKFKLDKLHDTDLMTVTILSALSLVVGLVVGVVSSVQLQVGREYQPSWVLLIVLAAFVLIQGQYLLLKHFRVIGMGLSFFMMISFVYLSNAIGTTASLTGFPAFIKNLNALSILEGLLSGYFDGHPAAIIAFVATIVVIAVLLVINVFIRESSLWFQARQAEKE; this comes from the coding sequence ATGAGGAAGAATAGAATTTTTAAATATATAGGAAGTAGTCTGTTGGCATTAGGGTTGCTTGCATTGATTATTTTTTTGAATCTATCTGTTCAAAAAAATACAACGATTAGCAATGAAAATAATGCAAAGGCTAATCAGCAGACAAAATTAAATGTAGCTATCGTAAATGAAGATAAGCCTGTCTACTTAGATACAAAAGAATACAATCTAGGTGCTAGTTATGTAAAAAATATCGAGCGTGATAATTCACAAAATTGGTCTGTTGTCCCTCGTGGAGCAGCTGATTCTGGGTTAGAAAGTGGGAAATACCAACTCGTTTTAACAATTCCTAGTGACTTTTCTGAAAAAATACTCGATATTAACAGCATCAATGTTGATAAGACAACCATCAATTATAAGGTGAATGCGCAAGGAAATTTGCAGGTAGAAAATGATGCAAATAAACTAGCAAAAGACATTGTTGCTGATTTGAATGGTCAGTTAGTTGATATGTATATGGCTAGTATTTTGAACAATCTTTACACTGCACAAAAGAATGTCCAAGCTAGTTCACAGATACAAGCGACCAATATCGGAAACTATCGTACGAACTTATATGGGACAGCTATCAACACTAAAAATCTTTTCCCAACTCTCTATAGTATGTCGAGTTCTTCTGTTGACGCCAACACTGCTTTAAAGACAGGTTTGGAGGGCTACTCACAGATTTTTGGTCGTTTTGATGTTTCGCAGATTGCCTATGGTGAGAAGTTTGGAACTCTGCTTAAGAATAGAGTAGATGAGAAGAAAAATCATGCGGATGTTATCACTGGGCTCATCTCTCAGAGTCGGGAAGACGTTCAGGAACAAATTAAAACTTATAAGGAATTAATTAAAGCTCAAGGTAGTCTGACTTCTAATATAGACGGAACAGCAGCATCCTCTGATGGTACGTCATCTGAAGTTGTACCTTCCTATAAAACAGTCGCAGAAAACATCAGCACAGAGATTGCTAGCTTACAGAATAATCTAACAGACGAAAGAACCAAGTTTGAAAATCATAAAAAGGATATTCATAACTTTATTGATGAGAAATTAGCTACTTACTATGGAACAAGTGAGAAGAGCAACATCACTCTTGATCAATTTTTGAATAAAGCTGCAAACAAGGACCTAGAGAAGGCTGAAGAATCTCTCAAAGAGCAGTTGGCTTCTGCAATCTCAGAATTACCAAAAGAAAACTTTAGTGGAAAAGAATTTAATGGTTTTGGTATGACACCGATCACAATTCCTTCTGTAGACTATACTGAATTAAAAACAATCAAAGAGCCTAGTGACGAAATCAATTCGACTGATTTGAAGAATTTGGAAGATCTGGCAATCACGAGTACGAGTGCTGTTGGACGAACAGGAACAAAGGCTAAGGTATCATGGAAAGCTGAATCAGGAGTGACAGTTCACTCAGTCACTTATGATGGTACACCAGTTGAGTTTGGTCAAGAAATTGATTTAAAGACGGGTGGGACTTTTAAAGTAGCCTATAGTGTTGCAGAGGCAGCTCCGACTCCAACTACAGGTTCAACCGGGACTCCAAGCCCAGCTCCAAAAGCAGAGCTAAAATCAATTAATATTTCCTTGAATGATGTTCAAGCAGCTAGTGCTCCAGTAGATGTGTTACGTGTTCAGCAAGCTGCAGTGTCTTATGGACAAAAGGTTCAGAAAATAGCTTCTGACTACCAAAAGGTACAAGCACTCACACAAGCATATAATACTGTCAAAGAGTTAAAAAATAGTAATGTGTCTAAAGCATTGTCAGATATTTGGTTTGAAGCTATTAGTTCAAATCTGAAGAAATATGAAGACAGCTTAACTACACCTGCTAGCGATACAGAAACTGATGGTACTAAAGGAAAAGTAGATAAAGCCTTGTCAGAACTGACTACTCTCAAGCCTGTTCTAGAACAAAATGTGAAGGATGTTTTGGCTACCAACCAAGAATTGACTACCAAAATCAAGGGACAGTTAGAGTTGTACGACCAGTTGGAAAAGAAACTAGATGATTTGGTTGAGAAGCAAAGGGGAGGCAATGCTACTTTTGAAGAGACTAATAATCAATTGGCTACCCTAAATTCGGATTATGCAGCTCTCTTGTCAGAAACTACGGGTGTGAAGGAATCTTCTCAAAGTAATGTCAAAGCTGCAGAGTCTGTGAATGAGACTTTAGGTAATTTCAATCGTGAATTGTCAAACGCTCAAACAAGTACTGAAAAGTTGTCACAAGATGCTGACTCCTTGATGACGCAGTTTAACGAAGAATTGACTAACAATGGAAACTTTGTAGAATCCTTTGTGAAGGTTCTGAATAATGCCTATCAAAATGGGGTGCCAAACGAAGTATTGTTGAACTTCTTATCCAATCCTGTTACCCAAAATGCTACTTCAGTGAAAGCGACTGTCAATGTTTACCGTCCATTTACATGGATTTTACTATTGGAGATTGTTAGCCTCTTTACAGCCTATCTGTTTGCAACTCAAAACGTTATTCGCAAAGTCAAAGATAAGTTCAAACTTGATAAGTTACATGATACAGACTTGATGACGGTAACTATCCTATCTGCTTTAAGTCTCGTTGTCGGATTGGTAGTTGGTGTTGTATCAAGTGTTCAGCTACAGGTTGGCCGTGAATACCAACCATCTTGGGTTCTATTAATTGTTTTAGCCGCATTTGTACTGATTCAAGGACAATATCTATTGCTTAAACATTTCCGAGTGATTGGTATGGGACTCTCCTTCTTTATGATGATTAGCTTTGTCTACCTATCAAATGCTATTGGGACAACAGCAAGTCTAACTGGTTTCCCAGCATTTATCAAAAATCTCAATGCGTTATCGATATTAGAAGGTTTGCTCTCAGGATACTTTGATGGACATCCAGCAGCAATTATCGCTTTTGTTGCAACGATTGTTGTCATAGCTGTTTTACTTGTTATAAATGTTTTTATCAGAGAAAGTAGTTTGTGGTTTCAAGCAAGACAAGCTGAGAAAGAATAG
- the essA gene encoding type VII secretion protein EssA — protein sequence MKKIILFLLTLVTCAAVSGAAADDLKDNSLQIDDSRLEKKEGLKFGLQSEQIKELFNEATQKRLQDMQQHQEEQLITERGQLFSAIQRPVKKSSEEQLFQPNAQKTIKFQTNIGHVEKGGLNDFLPEIFYVVLIFLLFGATAVMSYRVMVEGMD from the coding sequence ATGAAGAAAATCATTCTTTTCCTTCTTACCTTAGTAACATGTGCAGCAGTCTCTGGGGCTGCTGCAGATGATTTGAAGGATAACAGTCTGCAGATTGATGATTCCCGACTTGAAAAGAAAGAGGGATTGAAATTTGGTCTACAGTCTGAACAAATCAAGGAGCTTTTTAATGAAGCGACTCAAAAGAGGTTGCAGGACATGCAACAGCATCAAGAGGAACAGTTGATCACAGAAAGGGGCCAACTGTTTTCTGCTATACAGAGACCAGTGAAAAAATCTTCTGAAGAACAGTTGTTTCAGCCCAATGCTCAAAAAACAATCAAGTTCCAAACAAATATAGGCCATGTAGAAAAAGGTGGTCTGAATGACTTTCTTCCAGAGATATTCTATGTGGTGTTGATTTTCTTGCTCTTTGGAGCAACGGCAGTAATGAGTTATCGTGTGATGGTAGAAGGGATGGACTAG
- the essC gene encoding type VII secretion protein EssC, with product MKKQIIFYSQGLRYEVELSADKTVLIGATEKAQVYLSQQERPIQLKVDGDEVFYQYDDEAGLLKDGLRLGEVVFYLREGEPRVYDLLDLSEFQIGSQRGALITLDGDVELLLQKSQNQWKLTRLKGAFYRNNHLEQMDQQLIGFGDELSLGAVTIKFYPDEVWVQGPAQVGPQLTLREPSRYGFYEDYPDYHRSPRIIYRGSEDKILINPPGQEPVKPSDELLKLIVPPLMMVGVTVLITLIQPRGIYILATVGMSITTMIFSIRGFIKNRKKYKADKKERVDLYRLYLKDKVKELTRLEREQKEGMHYHFPTILELTDLVESYNHRIYEKTPLHFDFLYYRLGLGKMPTSYDLKYGQQERSGKKDALEEEGYALYSRHKKIPDMPIPANLSHGPVGYIGPRNLVLEQLQLLVMQLATFHSYHDVQFITILPEEEKEQWSWMRWLPHAKLQELNVRGFVYNQRTRDQVLNSLNQILKLRRSQKEEASHKESTLFHPHYVVLVTDEKLILDHIIMEFFTEDPTELGCSLIFVEDVMSSLSENIQTVINIKDRNTGQLVMEEGVLKETDFRLDHFPADYDKERIARTLAPLNHLQNLKSSIPDSVTFMEMYGAETFEDLQVSSRWKKNAPYKSLAVPIGLRGQDDLVQLNLHEKAHGPHGLIAGTTGSGKSETIQSYILSLAVNFHPHDVAFLLIDYKGGGMANLFKNLPHLLGTITNLDGAQSMRALASINAEIHRRERLFGEFEVNHINQYQKKFKNGEATEPLPHLFLISDEFAELKVNQPDFIKELVSIARVGRSLGVHLILATQKPSGVVDDQIWSNSRFKIALKVADRSDSNEMLHTPDATEITQTGRAYLQVGNNEVYELFQSAWSGADYQPDKDDMGIEDHTIYLINELGQYEILNEDLSGLEDVDEIKEVPTELDAIVHHIQLLCEEQEIPPVPQPWLPPLKERITLDELEEVQPTVAWTQEKPLSVLLGMADIPQAQKQEAVSINLSKDGHILLYGSPGTGKTTFLQTAGMDLARKFSPKALTMYLMDFGTNGLAPLSKLPQVADTMLLDQTEKISKFVRIMERELNRRKKLLADYGVGTLDLYRQASGQEEPAIVILLDSYEAFKEEAYEAELFKLLVRISREGLSIGVHLLVTAGRQTNLRAQLYSNFKHQLSLPQNEAGEVRAIVGSTPLAMTMEDIKGRALMKREEVDVIQLALPVYGANDTQVLNNLRQAVASLQEAWTGQRPSAIPMVPEELTMDVFLNLPTTQEAIQNHELPIGLEFEEVQTTSLPIDRFKHLLVLSDKDTAMNAATNHIIKLLLHLFDKEVITIFDPIDEYRSVSDRVEHYIGSGMSYRSILDSLKEQVLIARKQRRMLEHFVVITDVGQFVTESNIEPNELALLMEEGQRVGLHLIFATHKSYLSGYTDIPKYMKTQLDTAIIAMKMSEQSIYTRSTTGREEPLLDDQIYLHYQNVQTKLKITKQ from the coding sequence ATGAAAAAACAAATCATTTTCTACAGCCAAGGTCTACGTTATGAAGTAGAACTGAGTGCAGATAAGACGGTCTTGATCGGGGCGACTGAAAAGGCCCAAGTCTACCTTTCTCAACAGGAAAGACCGATTCAGCTCAAGGTCGATGGTGACGAGGTCTTTTATCAGTACGACGATGAAGCAGGACTCTTGAAAGATGGTCTGCGTTTGGGTGAGGTCGTCTTTTATCTCCGAGAAGGGGAGCCAAGGGTTTATGACCTTTTGGATTTATCAGAGTTTCAGATTGGCTCTCAAAGAGGTGCATTGATCACACTAGATGGAGATGTTGAACTCTTACTCCAAAAATCCCAAAATCAATGGAAGCTAACTCGACTAAAAGGCGCATTTTATCGAAACAATCATCTGGAACAAATGGACCAGCAATTGATTGGTTTTGGAGATGAGTTGAGTCTAGGGGCGGTGACGATCAAGTTCTATCCTGATGAAGTATGGGTCCAGGGTCCTGCCCAAGTTGGGCCACAACTGACTCTGAGAGAACCATCTCGATATGGTTTTTATGAAGATTATCCAGATTATCATCGTTCTCCACGGATCATCTATCGTGGCAGCGAAGATAAAATCTTGATCAATCCCCCAGGCCAGGAACCGGTTAAACCGAGCGATGAACTGTTAAAGCTGATCGTTCCTCCTCTGATGATGGTCGGAGTAACCGTCTTAATCACCTTAATTCAACCTCGAGGGATCTATATCCTTGCGACAGTAGGGATGTCCATAACCACAATGATTTTTTCTATCCGTGGTTTTATCAAAAATCGTAAAAAGTACAAGGCTGATAAGAAGGAACGGGTCGATCTCTATCGTCTTTACCTGAAAGATAAGGTCAAGGAATTGACTCGTCTGGAACGAGAACAAAAAGAAGGGATGCACTATCATTTTCCAACGATTTTAGAATTGACGGACTTGGTTGAGAGTTACAATCACCGGATCTACGAAAAGACTCCCTTGCATTTTGACTTTTTATACTATCGTTTGGGACTCGGGAAAATGCCGACTAGCTATGACTTGAAATACGGTCAACAGGAGCGTAGTGGTAAGAAGGATGCTCTAGAAGAAGAGGGTTACGCTCTCTATAGTCGTCACAAAAAGATCCCAGATATGCCAATCCCGGCAAACCTCAGCCATGGACCAGTGGGTTATATTGGACCTAGAAATCTCGTTCTAGAACAACTGCAACTTTTGGTGATGCAGCTAGCGACTTTCCATTCTTATCATGATGTGCAGTTTATTACGATCCTGCCTGAAGAGGAAAAAGAGCAATGGTCTTGGATGCGTTGGCTCCCTCATGCCAAACTGCAAGAACTCAATGTCCGCGGTTTTGTCTACAATCAACGAACACGGGACCAAGTTCTGAATAGTTTGAACCAAATCTTGAAACTACGCCGTAGTCAAAAGGAAGAAGCATCCCACAAGGAGAGCACCCTCTTCCATCCTCATTACGTGGTTTTAGTGACCGATGAGAAGCTGATTTTGGATCATATCATCATGGAGTTCTTTACTGAAGATCCAACGGAATTAGGCTGTTCTCTCATCTTTGTAGAGGATGTCATGAGTTCCTTGTCTGAGAACATTCAGACAGTGATCAATATCAAGGACCGTAATACAGGCCAACTGGTCATGGAAGAAGGAGTCTTGAAAGAGACGGACTTCCGTTTGGATCATTTCCCAGCAGATTATGACAAGGAGCGGATCGCCCGTACCTTGGCACCTCTCAATCACCTCCAAAATCTTAAGAGTTCCATCCCAGATTCTGTGACCTTTATGGAAATGTATGGGGCGGAGACCTTTGAGGATTTGCAGGTATCGAGCCGTTGGAAAAAGAACGCACCTTACAAGAGTTTGGCTGTACCAATTGGTCTGCGTGGTCAGGATGACCTGGTTCAGCTCAATCTGCATGAAAAAGCCCATGGACCTCATGGTTTGATCGCAGGGACGACTGGTTCAGGGAAGTCAGAAACCATCCAATCCTATATCCTATCCCTCGCTGTTAACTTCCACCCTCATGATGTGGCTTTCTTGCTGATTGACTACAAGGGTGGTGGGATGGCCAATCTCTTTAAAAATCTGCCCCATCTCTTGGGGACGATTACCAACTTGGATGGTGCCCAATCTATGCGGGCTCTGGCTTCGATCAATGCGGAGATCCATCGTCGTGAACGACTCTTTGGAGAGTTTGAAGTCAACCATATCAATCAATACCAGAAAAAATTTAAAAACGGAGAAGCGACAGAACCGCTCCCTCACCTCTTTCTCATCTCAGATGAGTTCGCAGAGCTCAAGGTCAACCAGCCAGACTTTATCAAGGAGCTGGTATCCATCGCTCGGGTCGGACGTTCCCTCGGGGTCCACTTGATCCTAGCTACTCAGAAGCCATCTGGTGTGGTGGATGACCAGATCTGGTCTAACTCACGCTTCAAGATCGCCCTTAAGGTGGCGGACCGTTCGGACTCGAATGAAATGCTTCATACACCGGACGCAACCGAGATCACTCAGACGGGACGTGCCTATCTACAGGTCGGGAATAACGAAGTCTATGAGCTCTTCCAGTCAGCCTGGTCAGGGGCAGATTACCAGCCGGACAAGGACGATATGGGGATTGAGGACCATACTATCTACCTGATCAATGAATTGGGCCAATATGAGATCTTGAATGAAGACTTGTCAGGCTTAGAAGATGTGGATGAGATCAAGGAAGTTCCAACAGAGTTGGATGCGATAGTGCACCATATCCAGCTCTTGTGTGAGGAACAAGAGATTCCTCCAGTGCCACAGCCATGGTTGCCACCGCTCAAAGAGCGAATCACGCTAGACGAACTGGAAGAAGTGCAGCCGACAGTAGCCTGGACACAAGAGAAACCACTCTCTGTCCTCTTGGGGATGGCGGATATCCCGCAGGCCCAGAAGCAGGAAGCTGTCTCTATCAATCTCTCCAAGGATGGTCATATCCTCCTCTACGGAAGTCCGGGTACAGGAAAGACCACCTTCCTTCAGACAGCTGGTATGGACTTGGCTCGCAAATTCAGTCCCAAGGCCCTTACCATGTACTTGATGGACTTTGGTACCAATGGTTTGGCTCCATTGTCCAAGCTTCCACAGGTGGCGGATACCATGCTTTTGGACCAAACGGAGAAGATCTCTAAGTTTGTACGAATCATGGAGAGAGAACTCAACCGTCGTAAGAAACTCCTTGCGGACTATGGAGTTGGGACCTTGGACCTCTATCGTCAGGCCAGTGGTCAGGAAGAACCGGCTATTGTCATCCTCTTAGATAGCTATGAAGCCTTCAAGGAAGAAGCCTATGAGGCGGAACTCTTCAAGCTCTTGGTGCGTATCTCTCGTGAAGGTCTCAGTATCGGGGTTCACCTCTTGGTGACAGCCGGTCGCCAGACCAACCTTCGTGCTCAGCTCTACTCGAACTTCAAGCACCAGTTGAGCCTGCCACAAAATGAGGCAGGTGAAGTGCGGGCCATCGTGGGCTCTACACCACTTGCTATGACTATGGAAGATATCAAGGGACGTGCCCTTATGAAGCGTGAAGAGGTGGATGTCATCCAGCTGGCTCTCCCAGTTTATGGAGCCAATGATACTCAAGTCCTCAACAACCTGCGCCAAGCAGTCGCTTCCCTCCAAGAAGCCTGGACCGGACAGCGCCCAAGTGCCATCCCGATGGTGCCAGAGGAGTTGACGATGGATGTATTTCTCAATCTGCCTACAACTCAAGAAGCGATTCAAAACCATGAATTACCAATTGGTCTGGAGTTTGAGGAAGTACAAACAACAAGTTTACCGATTGACAGGTTTAAGCACTTACTTGTCTTGTCAGACAAGGATACTGCTATGAACGCTGCGACAAATCATATAATCAAATTGCTTCTACATTTATTTGATAAGGAAGTTATTACGATTTTCGATCCTATTGATGAATATCGTTCAGTTTCAGATAGGGTTGAGCATTACATAGGAAGTGGTATGTCTTACCGATCTATACTTGATTCTTTGAAAGAACAGGTTCTTATTGCTAGAAAACAGCGTAGAATGTTAGAACATTTTGTTGTTATAACAGATGTTGGGCAATTTGTGACGGAAAGTAATATTGAACCAAATGAACTGGCACTGTTGATGGAAGAAGGGCAGAGAGTAGGTCTGCATTTAATCTTTGCTACTCACAAATCGTATCTATCGGGTTATACAGACATACCTAAATACATGAAAACTCAATTAGATACTGCTATCATAGCAATGAAGATGTCTGAGCAATCAATCTATACTCGTTCTACTACAGGACGTGAAGAACCGTTGCTAGATGATCAAATTTATCTTCATTATCAAAATGTTCAAACAAAATTGAAAATTACAAAACAATAG
- the essB gene encoding type VII secretion protein EssB produces MAEEKFEFGGQSFVYEKNETNWELTLKRSDVASQDLRELLLLDLHHPFFLEQSMVSDEDSVTFSYQVEVHGLTYEEIKERTISERIRLALNVFRLEGALELPVTFLLHPVNLFITKDAQAKIAYRGIPGLMVPQSISSEDFLRQAKCFTVTLFSDLDFMDLYNGSLELETLPDFLNDLCQAGDIEAAVAVLEKYYTEKAAKERADLVLVPSRRHRVFKLATIWLTASVVLLIVPLIYLIFVQNPFKEKMLQADTAFIKVDYSGVITELERIDPASLPNTQKYELAYSYIQGLEFSSEQKKVILNNVTLKSDELYLTYWIQVGRNRFEEALDIAKRINDSDLILYALTQEIKQVREDGNLSGKDRESKLNTLESEYKKYWDSRSELLTSESSSNASTTPNPQDKASESKPSSEKKPVPSSSSSN; encoded by the coding sequence GTGGCTGAAGAAAAATTTGAATTTGGTGGACAGTCGTTTGTCTATGAAAAAAATGAAACAAACTGGGAATTAACACTCAAACGTTCAGATGTTGCGAGTCAAGATTTACGGGAACTCTTACTATTGGATTTGCATCATCCATTCTTTTTGGAGCAATCGATGGTGTCTGATGAGGATAGTGTCACCTTCTCCTATCAAGTCGAAGTTCATGGACTGACTTATGAGGAAATAAAGGAACGTACCATTTCGGAAAGAATCCGTTTGGCCCTAAACGTTTTTCGTCTAGAGGGCGCCTTGGAGTTACCTGTGACTTTCCTTTTGCACCCAGTAAATCTCTTTATTACCAAGGATGCTCAGGCTAAGATTGCTTATCGTGGAATTCCTGGTCTGATGGTTCCTCAATCCATATCCTCAGAAGATTTTTTACGCCAGGCTAAATGTTTTACAGTAACACTATTTAGCGATTTGGATTTCATGGATCTTTATAATGGTTCCTTGGAATTAGAGACCTTGCCAGATTTCTTAAATGATCTATGTCAGGCAGGTGATATAGAGGCTGCAGTAGCTGTTTTGGAGAAGTACTACACGGAGAAGGCTGCGAAAGAACGGGCAGATTTGGTCTTGGTTCCAAGTAGACGCCATCGTGTCTTTAAACTGGCAACGATTTGGTTAACAGCCAGCGTTGTCTTGCTAATCGTTCCACTTATCTATCTGATTTTTGTGCAAAATCCTTTCAAAGAAAAGATGTTGCAGGCAGATACTGCCTTTATTAAAGTGGATTATAGTGGTGTTATTACAGAATTAGAGAGAATTGATCCAGCTAGCTTGCCGAATACGCAAAAGTATGAGTTGGCTTACTCTTATATTCAGGGATTGGAATTTTCTTCTGAACAAAAGAAAGTCATCTTGAACAACGTAACACTCAAGTCAGATGAGCTTTATTTGACTTACTGGATCCAGGTTGGGCGCAATCGCTTTGAAGAGGCTCTTGATATTGCGAAACGGATTAACGACAGTGACTTGATTCTCTATGCTTTGACTCAGGAAATCAAGCAGGTTCGAGAAGATGGTAACTTGTCAGGGAAAGACCGTGAAAGTAAGTTGAATACTTTGGAAAGCGAGTATAAGAAATACTGGGATAGTCGAAGTGAGCTACTAACGAGTGAATCAAGCTCCAATGCTTCTACAACTCCTAACCCTCAAGACAAGGCTTCTGAAAGCAAACCGTCATCTGAGAAGAAACCTGTTCCAAGTAGCTCCTCTAGCAATTAA
- a CDS encoding EsaB/YukD family protein produces the protein MEQHINITLRLRERDVDIRIPRRIEVRRLVREVDTIFNPGIKRKKYQLRIVNKGLLIDEGKHLSDYPMTTGDLVEIEEI, from the coding sequence GTGGAGCAACATATCAATATTACCCTACGTTTGAGAGAAAGAGATGTGGATATTCGCATTCCACGGCGAATTGAAGTGCGCCGGCTGGTGCGAGAAGTGGATACGATTTTTAATCCAGGTATCAAGCGAAAAAAATATCAATTAAGAATTGTCAATAAAGGTTTGTTGATTGATGAAGGGAAACATCTGTCTGATTATCCTATGACGACAGGAGATTTAGTAGAAATTGAGGAGATATAG